GTACCGCTAGATACTCGGTCGAGGTTACAATTCCAATGAGCAATTCATCACGCGGCTGCGACGACCGAACAGTGCGACAGCGACTCGAGGCAGCCGCAATCGATGCGGATCACGTTCCCGCGCTCGAGTGCGTCATCGTTCGATACCGAACTCAGGCGGATCGGTGTACGATCACGCCGCGGGAGTGTCCCGAAGACGAACAGACGACCACTTGGCTGTCTACCGATCTGTCGGCCGTCGTCGACCTCGATAGCATGCGGTAGCGATCGGTTTCTGGGTGGCTCGAGGCGCACTCGTCCGCGACGGTTCGTTGATCGGGACCGTCCATCGGACCTCACAGCCGTTTCGTGTCTCACGATCGGTCGATACGCAGTTCCGGCAGTGACGACGGTCAGTTGAAACCGGTTCCGGTCTCGTTTACTCGTTCATTCTGTGCCCCTTCCGTTCGTTCGGTTCGATGTTTCTCGCGGACGCGAGGGTTGAACACGCGGTCGGACGACTGCGCAAGCAGGATGAGCCCCATCGAGAGTACGATGATGGCGAGCGTCGGAACGAGTATCCAGTGGAGAAGCCCGACGCGGTACATGGCTCCGCCATCGTAGGCCGCCCGAAGCGTGATCCCCCAGTTCGTGTCCTCGAAAGGGAGGACCCCGATGAAGTACAGTCCGGCGGCCGAGAAGATCACGTTCCGCATCGCACTGACGAAGTTGACGGCGATGTACGGCAACAGTGCGGGGAGGACGTCCTTGAGAACGATCGGTCCCGTTGGGATGCCGATCGTCCGCGAGGCCTCGATGAACGATTCGTGACGGAGCTGTAAGACCT
Above is a window of Natronorubrum tibetense GA33 DNA encoding:
- a CDS encoding DUF7511 domain-containing protein codes for the protein MSNSSRGCDDRTVRQRLEAAAIDADHVPALECVIVRYRTQADRCTITPRECPEDEQTTTWLSTDLSAVVDLDSMR